The genomic window CGACAAGATCGTGGGGAGCAACGCCAGCCACGGGCCCGACGTGTCCCGCGAGGGGGTCCAGCGGGACCTGCTGCCCATCGTGGAGGGCTCCACGGTGAACACAAAATACGGCATGGTGAAAACGGACCACATCCTGTTCATCGCCGCCGGCGCCTTCAGCACGACGAAGCCCTCGGACCTCATACCGGAGCTGCAGGGGCGCTTCCCGATCCGCGTCGAGCTCGACTCGCTGACGAAGGACGACTTCATCCGGATCCTCACGGAGCCGTCGAATGCCCTGGTCAAGCAGTACATCGAGATGCTCGCCACGGAGGGGGTCCGCGTGGCGTTCACCGAGGATGCCATCGCCGAGATCGCCGAAGTGGCCACCCTGGTCAACGAGCGCACCGAGAACATCGGCGCGAGGCGCCTCTACACGATCATGGAGACGATGCTCGAGGACATCTCCTTCGACGCGCCCGACATGAGGGACCGGGACGTCGTCATCGATGCGGCCTACGTGCGGGAGAAGCTCGAGGACATCGTCGAGGACGAGGATCTGAGTCGGTACATCCTGTAGCGAAGGGATCAGGCAACAGGTGACAGGTCACAGGTAAAGCGGGCCGCGTGGTCTCTTCCTGCCGCCTGACACCCGTCACCTTTTGATCGGAAGCTGGACAGAACACGCATAGATGTCAGGAGTCGAGCGATGACCGAAACGAAGCTGGGTGCCCAGGAGCGGGCGGAGATCCTTCTCGAGGCCCTGCCGTACATCCGCCGGTTCTACAACAAGACGATCGTCGTGAAGTACGGCGGCCACGCCATGGTGGACGACGAGCTCAAGAGGCTCTTCGCCATGGATATCGTCATGATGAAGTACATCGGGATCAACCCCGTTGTCGTCCACGGCGGCGGGCCGCAGATCGGCGCCGTCCTGAAGAAGCTCGGGAAGGAGTCGCGGTTCATCCAGGGCATGCGCGTCACCGACGAGGAGACGATGAACATCGTCGAGATGGTTCTCGTGGGCTCGGTCAACAAGGAGATCGTGGGCCTCATCAACCGCAGCGGCGGCAAGGCCGTGGGACTCTCGGGCAAGGACGGCAACCTGACGCGGGCCGAGAAGTACTATCTCAACGAGGAAAAGCAGAAGGACATGCCTACGGAGATCATCGACGTTGGGCTCGTGGGCAAGGTGAAGGAGATCAACGCCGATCTCGTCCTGTCGCTCGTGCGGGACGGCTTCATCCCGGTCATCGCCCCTACGGGGATGGGCGACGGCGGGGAGACGTACAACATCAACGCCGACATCGTCGCCGGCGAGGTGGCGGCGGCCCTCAAGGCCGAGAAGCTCGTGCTGCTGACGGACGTGGAGGGGGTCTGGGACAAGGACAAGCAGCTCATCAACACGATGGACAACCGGCGCGCCCTCGAGATGATCGACGACGGGACGATCGCCGGCGGCATGTTCCCCAAGGTGAAGTGCTGCCTCAAGGCGCTGCGGGGCGGGGTGGGCAAGGCCCACATCATCGACGGCAGGAAGAAGCACGCCATACTTCTCGAGATCTTCACGGACCAGGGCGTGGGCACGGAGATTGTGCTGTAAAAGGTGACAGGTGGCAGGTAGCAGGTGACAGGTTCAAGTCGTTTACCGCACCCTCTACCCTCGGCTCTCAACCCTCTGCGGACAGGCAGCAGGGTGATGGCCGGGATCGTGAACCGGCAGGCTTCGTAGAATGACAAAAGACGAGCTCATCGCACTCTCGGAAAAGCACATCATCGGCACCTACCGCCGCCAGCCCGTCGTCTTTGTCCGGGGCGAGGGCGCGCACCTCTGGGACATCGACGGGAAGGAGTACATCGACTTCGTCGCGGGGATCGCCGTCTGCAGCCTGGGGCACTCCCACCCGAGGGTGGTCGAGGCCATCTGCAGGCAGGCGGGCACCCTGACGCACGTCTCGAATCTCTACTACACGGAGCCCCAGATCCGCCTGGCCCGCATGCTCACGGAGCACTCCTTCGCCGACCGGGTCTTTTTCTGCAACAGCGGCGCCGAGGCAAACGAGGCGGCCATCAAGCTGGCGCGCAAGTACGGGCACGACAACCTGGGGGGCCGCTACGAGATCCTCACGATGAAAGGCTCTTTCCACGGCCGGACGCTGGCGGCCATCACGGCGACAGGCCAGGAGAAATTCCATGCCGGCTTCGCGCCCCTGCCCGACGGGTTCCGGTACGTCCCCTTCAACGACGTGCCGGCGCTGGAGAAGGCCGTGTCGGAGAAGACCTGTGCCGTCCTGCTCGAGCCCATCCAGGGTGAGGGCGGCGTGCGGGTGCCCGACGAGGGCTACCTGAAGGCCGTCCGGGAGATCTGCGACCGCAACGGCATCCTCATGATCCTCGACGAGGTGCAGACGGGCATGGGCCGCACGGGGAGGCTATTCGGCTACGAGCACGACGGGGTGGCCCCCGACATCATGACGCTGGCCAAGGCCCTGGCGAACGGCGTTCCCGCGGGGGCGCTCGCGGCGACGGAAAGGGTGGCCGCCGCCTTCGGCCCCGGGACCCATGCCTCGACGTTCGGCGGAAACCCGCTCGCCATGGCCGCGGCCGTGGCCACCCTGGAGACGATCCTAGCGGACGGGTTCCTGGAGAACTGCGCGAGGATGGGCGAGTACCTCCGGGAGCGGCTCTGGTCGCTGCGGAGGAACCACCCCGTCATCCAGGACGTCCGAGGCCGGGGGCTGCTCGTCGGCCTCGATC from Syntrophaceae bacterium includes these protein-coding regions:
- the argB gene encoding acetylglutamate kinase, whose product is MTETKLGAQERAEILLEALPYIRRFYNKTIVVKYGGHAMVDDELKRLFAMDIVMMKYIGINPVVVHGGGPQIGAVLKKLGKESRFIQGMRVTDEETMNIVEMVLVGSVNKEIVGLINRSGGKAVGLSGKDGNLTRAEKYYLNEEKQKDMPTEIIDVGLVGKVKEINADLVLSLVRDGFIPVIAPTGMGDGGETYNINADIVAGEVAAALKAEKLVLLTDVEGVWDKDKQLINTMDNRRALEMIDDGTIAGGMFPKVKCCLKALRGGVGKAHIIDGRKKHAILLEIFTDQGVGTEIVL
- a CDS encoding acetylornithine transaminase, whose amino-acid sequence is MTKDELIALSEKHIIGTYRRQPVVFVRGEGAHLWDIDGKEYIDFVAGIAVCSLGHSHPRVVEAICRQAGTLTHVSNLYYTEPQIRLARMLTEHSFADRVFFCNSGAEANEAAIKLARKYGHDNLGGRYEILTMKGSFHGRTLAAITATGQEKFHAGFAPLPDGFRYVPFNDVPALEKAVSEKTCAVLLEPIQGEGGVRVPDEGYLKAVREICDRNGILMILDEVQTGMGRTGRLFGYEHDGVAPDIMTLAKALANGVPAGALAATERVAAAFGPGTHASTFGGNPLAMAAAVATLETILADGFLENCARMGEYLRERLWSLRRNHPVIQDVRGRGLLVGLDLSVDGNPVVRACLERGVLVNCTFDHILRMVPPLVVTRADVDRLVQVLDEVLER